The genome window TTTGACCCTTAAAATTTGGGATTGCTTTCATTTTAATCccttaaagtttaaaatttttcattttgatccaTTAAGCTTGATTCTGTTTTCAAAATGGTCGTTCTGATTTCTGTCCATATTTCTAACTAATCTAGCTGTTAAGAGAGAGGAAAACCAAAAGAAACGACATCATTTTGTTGACACTTTATGGTTAGATAAGTCACGGAGATGAACcaaattgaaatcaaaattaGTGAACCAAAATGGAAAATCTCATACTTAaggaacaaaaaatgaaaacaatccAAACTTAAAGgataaaaagtataatttagtCGAAATAATTAATAGAAATCCCCCATTCAGGCAATTCATCAACCAGTTACCGAGCATTCAGATTCAGACTTAATCTTTCTAACTTTCAAGCTCATCAACTAATGCAAATGGCTAAACACCAAATTTACCTGCTGAGAGGCGTAGACGGCGAAGAATGAAACCCACCACCAGTGTTTTCCGTACTGTCGGCTCATATCAGTGAACCTCCAGTCCTCCCTAGCGCCCCACTGCCAATTTTCACGCCTGAAGTAGTTATGTGAAAGCCTTAGACTCCACACCCAAGTCATCAACATTGCGATCCTCGACCTCCACCAGTTATAATGGCCCAAAGGGTGAGTGGCATAGTAATGAACAAGCATCAAAGGTATCACCGTCCAAAACAAGTCTATCATCTGCAATTTGCACACAAAGAAAGTCAACagggtaagaaaaaaataaacaacaacaacgatGTAACGTACGTACCCAGTGGCTGTTCTGTATATGGCTGATGACCCAGAAGAGTACATTGACGTTGAGGAAGAAGAGGGCATTGGCTAATAGAAGAGGGTGGTGATAACACCACGTCCAAAGGTTAGCCAAAGAAAGCGGATCACTCTCACTTTCAGACCCACTAGTATCACTATTGTTGATGTGGTTAAGGAATGAGAGGTAGAAGAGTATGGAGGGAAGGGGAGCTAAGAATGCTGTCACAACATATTTCAGGTTACTATGGCCATGGCCACTTCCACCAAAACCCATGGTGTTTTGAGTTAGTATAGTTAGAATTGCCTGTTGATGCTGGTAGCTATAGCCTATAGAGAGAGGCCTATTTAAATAGCCATTACGCACTTATTATTGCATGCTGGCATAGGTATTCTTAAATcgtattttcaaaacacaatttaagTCTTTGCGAGTACGTGATGAGCGTGCAATAGCGAGAATACGATAATTATTAGTCTTTAAATAGGCACAGTGGCAGCTCTTTGTTGTCTAAAACTAATGgttgaaaataaaaagttgacCCAACATGATGGATAGAAAGATTAGCATTttgtttagcaaaaaagaaagattagcATGAGTTTTCTTTCGGCTTTGGTGGCTTCGGTACCCCAGTCCCCAC of Quercus lobata isolate SW786 chromosome 8, ValleyOak3.0 Primary Assembly, whole genome shotgun sequence contains these proteins:
- the LOC115954862 gene encoding uncharacterized protein C594.04c — its product is MGFGGSGHGHSNLKYVVTAFLAPLPSILFYLSFLNHINNSDTSGSESESDPLSLANLWTWCYHHPLLLANALFFLNVNVLFWVISHIQNSHWMIDLFWTVIPLMLVHYYATHPLGHYNWWRSRIAMLMTWVWSLRLSHNYFRRENWQWGAREDWRFTDMSRQYGKHWWWVSFFAVYASQQVFLIGICLPLYVVHSVDKPLNNWDFVAIIVCMCGVVIAYFADTQLHEFVTRNNKLKELGKPVVPNLDKGLWNYSRHPNYFGEQLWWWGLVIFAWNLGHGWAFVGALINSMCLAYVTKLVEERMLKQDYRAEAYRLYQKTTSVWIPWFRSSKIGGKDKST